From a region of the Acidobacteriota bacterium genome:
- a CDS encoding class I SAM-dependent DNA methyltransferase, producing MSLTLQNLKSHLWNCAEILRGSAVDRTDWKAYILPLLFFKRICDVWDEEQAEAAKLFGDADPVNFPEVHRFNVPEGCHWRDVRETPANVGAALSRAMREIERANPDTLYRVFGAADWGNREMLTDEILKDLIEGLSEVSLGNSEASSDILGNAYEYLIGKFADITKRKKAGEFYTPRSVVRMMIDILDPKESESIYDPACGTGGMLLAAIEHVKRAGGDPRTFFGKLYGQEKNLTTASIARMNLVLHGIEDFRIVREDTLRNPAFTDSSTGGLATFDCVIANPPFSLKEWGREIWESDPWGRAAFGLPPESYGDYAWVQHMVASMAERTGRMAVVLPQGALFRKGAEGQIRRKLLERDLFEVVIGLAPNIFYGTGLAPAVVILRGAKPPSREGKVFIVDASGLMRKGRAQNYLDPEHAKQIVQWIKEFRDVENRARVVGLEEIKAEDWTLNISRYVMPSVGEDIPPLPEAVTAFKKALAEARAAEDRLRDVLTSGGWLK from the coding sequence ATGTCGCTAACTCTGCAAAACCTTAAATCCCATCTCTGGAACTGTGCGGAAATCCTTCGAGGAAGCGCCGTCGACCGCACCGATTGGAAGGCTTATATCCTACCGCTGCTCTTTTTTAAGCGCATCTGCGATGTTTGGGATGAAGAACAGGCCGAGGCCGCCAAGCTTTTTGGAGATGCTGATCCCGTCAACTTTCCCGAGGTCCATCGTTTCAATGTCCCTGAAGGTTGTCACTGGCGTGATGTCCGCGAAACTCCGGCCAATGTCGGGGCCGCTCTTTCGCGCGCAATGAGAGAGATCGAAAGGGCCAATCCCGACACCCTTTATCGTGTGTTCGGCGCCGCTGATTGGGGAAACCGTGAAATGTTGACCGATGAGATTCTCAAGGATCTCATTGAAGGTCTCTCTGAGGTTTCACTCGGCAATTCAGAGGCAAGTTCCGACATACTCGGCAATGCCTACGAATACCTGATTGGCAAATTTGCCGACATCACAAAGCGTAAAAAGGCCGGTGAATTCTACACACCGCGCAGTGTCGTTCGCATGATGATCGATATCCTTGACCCAAAGGAGAGCGAGAGCATCTATGACCCCGCTTGTGGAACCGGAGGCATGTTGTTAGCAGCGATTGAGCACGTCAAGCGTGCGGGTGGCGATCCTCGAACGTTCTTTGGCAAGCTCTATGGCCAGGAGAAAAATCTCACAACTGCATCGATTGCCCGAATGAATCTTGTGCTTCACGGCATCGAAGACTTCCGGATTGTTCGAGAGGATACCCTTCGTAACCCCGCATTTACGGATTCAAGTACAGGGGGCTTGGCCACTTTCGACTGTGTGATTGCCAATCCGCCGTTTTCTCTAAAGGAATGGGGAAGGGAGATCTGGGAGTCCGATCCTTGGGGACGTGCCGCATTTGGTCTTCCGCCCGAGAGTTACGGCGACTATGCCTGGGTTCAACATATGGTGGCATCCATGGCTGAACGAACGGGTCGCATGGCTGTTGTCCTTCCGCAGGGTGCGCTTTTCCGGAAAGGCGCCGAAGGACAAATTCGGCGCAAACTCCTGGAGAGGGATCTTTTCGAGGTCGTTATCGGACTTGCGCCGAACATTTTCTATGGAACCGGGCTGGCTCCGGCCGTGGTAATTCTGCGCGGAGCGAAGCCTCCATCTCGCGAAGGCAAGGTCTTTATTGTCGATGCCTCAGGGCTGATGAGAAAGGGCCGTGCCCAGAATTACTTAGATCCAGAACATGCAAAACAGATTGTCCAATGGATAAAAGAGTTCAGGGATGTCGAGAATCGGGCCAGGGTCGTCGGCCTGGAAGAGATCAAAGCCGAAGACTGGACTCTGAATATCTCACGTTACGTAATGCCTTCCGTCGGCGAGGATATCCCACCGCTGCCGGAAGCGGTGACTGCTTTCAAGAAAGCTCTTGCCGAAGCCCGTGCTGCAGAGGATCGTCTCAGGGATGTACTGACCTCGGGAGGGTGGCTTAAATGA
- a CDS encoding DUF262 domain-containing protein, with protein sequence MKDAQKPDHISLNALVERLKEGRFVIPDFQRDFEWRPWDIKELMRSIFLDYYIGSLLLWKGKKENFDALSCEIIYGFKDKTGQQAWNCGFGEPEHIVLDGQQRLTALYYAFVAPNVPLPKRANRAVFFVNVEKFINEEYDVAFHYEWLSRRLAKILGSPEAQYAEHLFPLSIVGTGGWALANWAQGYENYWKEARMQAERNGDVSALEKAKLNEQNAKSFSIHLKGITEQYQISYIELDKDLAVDKVCDIFTQINSKGIRLDVFDLMNALLKPKGLQLKLMWRKAAPRLEFVDSGKMNVYVLQIMSILCQSYCSPKYLYYLLPGQEKQIRDDDGKIRKEILISDIKEFQKKWSHAVNSLEDSINMLKHPHEFGVSSSQYLPYVSILPVFAALQAACKDLPANQQLNAQRKIRHWYWASVFINRYSGSVESTSARDFIDIRAWMDDEDATPALLHEFHDRFRSLELKKETKKGTSVYNGIFNLLVIQGARDWMTGNVPQYGDLDDHHIVPISRATDLLKGIAVHTILNRTPLTAETNRKIIRNRLPNEYLPDLIADNSETQVRAILESHFISSFAMDILLRDPFGPDDYDAFITERQRTILEAVENLLIKERLDLSPSLRELDQNVEKTELDLRKCIIDTLGNEPGRLPQHIAQKIYEKIQKAAKKNAAIDLENYHALKAKLEFADLRDLQEIITSQVTWHEFQSRFANKETLNIKFDQLAELRNSIRHSRAVDDVKRKEGEAAILWFRQVLNK encoded by the coding sequence ATGAAAGATGCACAGAAACCGGACCACATCAGCTTGAACGCGCTTGTCGAACGACTTAAGGAAGGCCGCTTTGTTATTCCCGACTTCCAACGCGATTTTGAGTGGAGGCCTTGGGATATCAAGGAACTTATGCGATCGATCTTCCTTGACTATTATATCGGCAGCCTCCTGCTCTGGAAGGGAAAAAAAGAAAACTTCGATGCTCTCTCTTGCGAGATTATTTATGGGTTTAAAGATAAAACCGGTCAGCAGGCCTGGAACTGTGGTTTCGGCGAACCTGAACATATTGTTCTGGACGGGCAACAGCGTCTGACTGCGCTTTATTATGCTTTTGTTGCGCCGAACGTGCCACTGCCAAAACGCGCCAATCGTGCCGTTTTCTTCGTAAATGTCGAGAAATTTATAAACGAAGAATACGATGTGGCCTTTCATTACGAGTGGCTTTCTCGCAGGCTTGCCAAAATCCTTGGTAGCCCTGAAGCCCAGTATGCCGAACATCTGTTCCCTCTTTCCATTGTCGGGACGGGCGGTTGGGCTCTCGCAAACTGGGCACAGGGTTATGAGAATTATTGGAAAGAAGCGCGTATGCAAGCCGAGAGAAATGGAGATGTTTCGGCATTGGAAAAGGCGAAACTCAACGAACAAAACGCTAAATCTTTTAGTATTCATCTGAAAGGGATCACGGAACAATACCAGATTTCCTATATCGAGCTGGATAAGGATCTGGCCGTAGATAAGGTTTGCGACATCTTTACCCAGATTAACAGCAAAGGTATCCGCCTGGACGTGTTTGACCTTATGAACGCTCTCCTGAAGCCAAAAGGACTTCAACTGAAGCTTATGTGGAGGAAAGCCGCGCCGCGCCTGGAATTTGTGGACTCAGGAAAGATGAATGTCTATGTCCTTCAGATCATGTCCATCTTATGCCAATCTTACTGTTCACCCAAGTACTTGTATTACCTTCTTCCCGGACAGGAAAAACAAATTCGCGATGATGACGGCAAGATCAGAAAAGAGATCTTGATCTCTGATATTAAGGAGTTCCAGAAGAAGTGGAGTCATGCCGTTAACTCTCTTGAAGACAGTATCAATATGTTAAAACATCCGCATGAATTCGGCGTGAGTTCGTCGCAGTACTTGCCCTACGTGTCCATACTCCCGGTTTTTGCCGCTCTGCAGGCAGCCTGTAAGGATCTTCCTGCAAACCAACAACTGAATGCACAGCGGAAAATTCGGCACTGGTACTGGGCCTCTGTTTTTATCAATCGATATTCCGGGTCCGTCGAATCGACAAGCGCGCGCGACTTCATCGATATTCGGGCATGGATGGACGATGAGGATGCCACACCGGCGTTGCTTCATGAGTTTCATGACCGCTTCCGCAGCTTGGAATTGAAGAAAGAGACAAAAAAGGGAACATCCGTATATAACGGAATATTTAATCTTTTGGTTATTCAAGGAGCTCGGGATTGGATGACTGGTAATGTCCCTCAGTACGGCGACCTGGATGACCACCATATTGTGCCTATTTCTCGGGCGACGGACTTGCTTAAGGGAATTGCTGTTCATACCATACTCAACCGTACGCCTTTAACGGCTGAAACAAACCGAAAAATCATACGCAATCGACTTCCGAATGAATACCTTCCAGATCTAATTGCCGACAACAGTGAGACACAAGTCCGGGCCATTCTTGAGTCGCATTTTATTTCTTCTTTTGCAATGGATATTCTCTTACGTGATCCTTTCGGTCCCGATGACTATGATGCGTTCATCACAGAACGCCAACGAACCATTCTTGAAGCCGTAGAGAATCTATTGATCAAGGAACGTCTCGATCTCTCGCCATCCCTTAGAGAACTCGACCAGAATGTCGAAAAAACCGAGTTAGACTTGCGCAAGTGTATTATCGATACTTTAGGCAATGAGCCAGGGCGTTTGCCACAGCACATCGCCCAAAAAATATATGAAAAAATCCAAAAAGCAGCCAAGAAGAATGCCGCGATTGATTTGGAAAACTACCATGCCCTTAAGGCAAAGCTGGAATTTGCGGATCTTCGGGATCTTCAGGAGATTATCACGTCCCAGGTCACCTGGCATGAGTTCCAATCTCGATTCGCAAACAAGGAAACCCTTAATATCAAGTTCGATCAATTGGCAGAGTTGAGAAACAGTATCCGCCACAGTCGCGCTGTAGATGATGTCAAGCGCAAAGAAGGAGAAGCGGCTATCCTCTGGTTCCGACAGGTATTGAATAAATGA
- a CDS encoding restriction endonuclease subunit S — translation MLEKLKRGWTRVAFGDVVRLCRERSSRPVENGFDRYVGLEHLSPGDLKIRQWGNAADGTTFTNVFRAGHVLFGKRRAYQRKLAVADFDGVCSGDIYVLESADSKSLLPELLPFICLTDRFFEYAIGTSAGSLSPRTNWSSLAKFEFALPPLYEQRRIAEVLGACCSLTERLHLSLEALERLGLSFGADVLSRSNCPTCRISDIARFRSGDGILVSQLPKARSGENPVPVLGGNGIAGYTTTPMDAVPHQTIVIGRVGEYCGAVHLVNEPAWVSDNALFMSELKKPADVGYVALCLTGLRLNRFRSGGAQPLVNQQIVGNLVIPFPPVVTQREVVVQQETIVACRKAVKRKMCAARQLASELMGMMECVR, via the coding sequence ATGCTTGAGAAGCTCAAGAGAGGGTGGACACGGGTGGCGTTCGGGGATGTTGTGCGGCTTTGCCGTGAACGATCCAGCAGGCCTGTGGAAAACGGATTTGACCGCTATGTGGGGCTTGAGCATCTTTCTCCCGGCGACCTGAAGATTCGACAGTGGGGAAATGCCGCTGACGGGACCACGTTCACGAACGTATTCCGCGCTGGGCACGTCCTATTCGGAAAACGGCGGGCGTATCAGCGGAAATTGGCTGTTGCCGATTTCGACGGCGTCTGTTCCGGTGACATCTATGTTCTGGAATCTGCCGATTCGAAAAGCCTCCTGCCCGAATTGCTGCCGTTCATCTGCCTAACCGACCGCTTTTTTGAGTATGCGATTGGGACGTCGGCTGGGTCTCTTTCGCCGAGGACCAACTGGTCAAGTCTGGCTAAGTTTGAGTTCGCCCTGCCGCCGCTATACGAGCAGCGGCGGATTGCGGAGGTGTTGGGAGCATGCTGCAGTTTGACTGAGAGACTGCACCTATCACTCGAAGCCTTAGAACGACTGGGGCTATCTTTTGGGGCTGATGTCCTATCGCGGAGCAACTGCCCAACATGCCGGATTTCAGACATCGCCCGTTTTCGAAGTGGAGACGGCATTCTTGTTTCACAGTTACCCAAGGCGCGGAGTGGTGAGAATCCTGTGCCCGTCCTCGGCGGTAACGGCATTGCTGGCTATACGACGACCCCGATGGATGCGGTGCCCCATCAAACAATAGTGATTGGTCGAGTTGGTGAGTACTGTGGTGCTGTCCACTTGGTCAATGAGCCCGCGTGGGTAAGTGACAACGCCCTGTTCATGAGCGAACTGAAGAAACCTGCTGACGTTGGCTACGTGGCGCTCTGCCTGACCGGCTTGCGTCTGAACCGTTTTCGGTCGGGTGGTGCACAACCTCTGGTCAATCAGCAGATCGTCGGCAATCTGGTCATCCCGTTTCCGCCTGTAGTGACCCAACGCGAAGTCGTGGTTCAACAGGAAACGATTGTCGCATGCCGCAAGGCGGTGAAACGAAAGATGTGTGCTGCTCGACAGCTTGCATCGGAGTTGATGGGCATGATGGAGTGCGTGCGATGA
- a CDS encoding class I SAM-dependent DNA methyltransferase yields MTGQISQRELESYLWGAANLLRGLIDAGDYKQYIFPLLFFKRLSDVWDEEYEIALKETKDENYARATANDRFTIPDGAHWSDVRSASRDVGRALLNAFRAIEAANLPRLTGVFGNASWTDKAQMPDETLKNLIEHFSQQALSLSAVPEDELGNAYEYLIKQFADDSGHTAQEFYTNRTLVHLMTQMLEPKIGERIYDPTVGTGGMLISALAEVKRRGGDVRTLGLYGQELIQITAAIARMNLVLHGVEDFEIAAGNTLSNPSFTEKDRLRTFDVILANPPYSIKKWNREAWQNDPWGRNFLGTPPQGRADYAFFQHILKSLDPKTGRCAILFPHGVLFRNEEADMRSKLVEADLLECVLGLGPNLFYNSPMEACVVICRTQKSPARHGKVLFIDAVREVARERAQSFLKAEHQARILAAYKAFADEPGFAKVASTEEILEKDGNLSIPRYVRPAENINEKDDRDGQDLKQIWETFETNGREFWLQMDDLVEMLDGVVVGETDDA; encoded by the coding sequence ATGACGGGGCAAATCTCACAAAGGGAGCTCGAATCCTATCTTTGGGGCGCTGCAAACTTGTTGCGGGGCCTGATCGATGCCGGCGACTATAAACAATATATCTTTCCACTCCTCTTCTTCAAACGGCTCTCCGATGTTTGGGATGAGGAATATGAGATCGCATTGAAGGAGACAAAGGACGAAAATTATGCTCGGGCCACGGCCAATGATCGCTTTACTATCCCTGACGGCGCGCACTGGTCTGATGTCCGTTCCGCTTCGCGTGATGTGGGTCGTGCGTTGCTCAATGCTTTCCGTGCCATTGAGGCGGCGAACTTACCGAGGCTGACTGGGGTTTTCGGCAATGCCTCATGGACGGACAAGGCACAGATGCCCGACGAGACACTGAAAAATCTGATCGAGCACTTCTCACAGCAGGCATTGAGTTTATCGGCCGTTCCTGAGGACGAGCTTGGCAACGCCTATGAATACCTGATCAAACAATTTGCCGACGACAGCGGTCATACGGCCCAGGAATTTTACACCAATCGAACATTGGTGCACTTGATGACTCAAATGCTCGAACCCAAGATAGGCGAGCGAATTTACGATCCAACAGTCGGTACAGGCGGCATGCTCATCTCCGCGCTGGCAGAGGTGAAGCGCCGGGGCGGCGATGTGCGCACACTCGGTCTTTACGGACAAGAGCTTATCCAAATCACAGCGGCTATCGCCCGCATGAACCTGGTCCTGCATGGTGTGGAAGACTTTGAGATTGCAGCCGGCAACACCCTCAGTAACCCATCCTTCACTGAAAAAGACCGTCTACGCACGTTTGATGTCATTCTCGCCAATCCGCCATACTCGATTAAGAAATGGAACCGCGAGGCGTGGCAGAATGATCCATGGGGGCGTAACTTTCTCGGAACACCTCCTCAGGGACGCGCCGACTACGCCTTCTTCCAGCACATTCTCAAGAGCCTGGATCCGAAGACAGGGCGTTGTGCTATTCTCTTCCCCCACGGAGTGCTCTTCCGTAACGAAGAGGCCGACATGCGGAGTAAGCTGGTGGAGGCTGACCTGCTGGAGTGTGTGCTGGGGCTGGGGCCGAACCTTTTCTACAATTCGCCGATGGAAGCATGCGTGGTTATATGTCGAACTCAAAAGTCGCCGGCCCGCCATGGCAAAGTTCTTTTCATTGACGCGGTGCGGGAAGTGGCCCGCGAGCGGGCGCAAAGTTTTTTAAAGGCAGAGCATCAGGCGCGCATTCTGGCGGCGTACAAGGCATTCGCGGATGAGCCGGGCTTCGCCAAGGTTGCGAGCACGGAGGAGATTCTGGAGAAGGACGGAAACCTCTCCATTCCGCGTTATGTACGGCCAGCCGAGAACATCAATGAGAAAGACGACAGAGACGGACAAGACTTGAAACAGATATGGGAAACCTTCGAAACCAACGGGCGCGAGTTCTGGCTTCAAATGGACGATTTGGTAGAGATGCTGGACGGCGTCGTTGTCGGGGAGACAGACGATGCTTGA